GGTCACTAGCTTTGTTGGCAGCGTTAAACTAGGGAATGGCCATTTTATAGGCCGCTGGCATTGTTACCGACCGGCATGAACCACAGCCGCTGGCGTGACTATGGCGGCTAGCATTATCTACATCTTTGTTGCTTTGAAAAAATTGCATGCAGCCGAACAAGATGTGACCGGCCACATTCAGAAATCCGGGCAGACACCATCCATTGCCATTCCCAAACGGACAAAGTCCAAACAAAACAGACATCCCCATCCCTAAATGGACAAAATCTAAACAAAACAGACATCCTTTTGGTGCCATCCGCAAACGGACAAAATCCAAACAAAAAAGACATCCTTTTGGGCTTGTGCGTCTAAAGAGAAAGATCAAAGTATTGTCCTGGGTCTGGGGAGACAAACACTGAGGCTGTTGCCTGCAAAACCCGCTTGATTTATTATgcgagaaagaataaaaagagaaGGCTTTCAATCTCAAACTTTTGAGATACGGGGTCTTAAACATATGATTACAGGATCCAGAACATGTATCGTTTACTCTTACTGACAGTAggtatttaatactccctccgtcccaaaataagtatctcaGTGTCAATAACgttcctatattatgggacggagggagtacaactttatactaaagttgagATTGTCAATAACgttcctatattatgggacggagggagtactaaacttgagacacttattttgggatagaGGTAGTACACATCCTCATCCCATCATCCTCATCCCATGACATTCAGGACAAATACCATCTTTTGTGTGACCAACCAGAAGAAGGTTCCAAGCCGGGTCATCAGTTTTCAGGTCTTCGAATTCACATTGCAAACTTAAGCTTTCTCCAGTTATGAGCATAATCTCCTCTGAAGAGCTAGCTGCGAGCTTGAGCTTGTTGTCCCGGGGTATCACTGCAAccaataaaataaaacaaaaacaacttAGATATGTACACCATCTGAACATCTCACTATGTTGTTTGCGACAAGTATTGACACATATGATGAACAGCAAAACCACATGCAATGGTTTTGCTGTGCAAAAAAAGAAGACAAACAAGAGGTACAAACAGCATTGGATTGGGGTACCCTGATCAAGAGAATTCTTTCACCCTAAATATCAATGTAAACATAGGGGGCTGGCCGTAATCTGCTGCAGACCAGCGGCATGGGGCTGTGTGCTCAGGTGGCACAGGACTAGAGGCAGCGAGAGGGCGGTCgactgaagaaacatgagagtCCTGACAACAGTCCAGGTGAAATGATGTCGGATGAGGCATGTGAGGATTAAGAAAACAGTTGGAGGGGTTGTCACCAGaatcaagaggaagacagacacatGAGGGCGCCAACGGGGCTAATACTACAGGAATTTTACCTAATGAAAATTCACATGCAGGGAGAATGGCTTTTCACTGGCCCAATACTGAGTTACACGATATAAAATACAAGCACTATCTAGAACAAAAGTATTCTAACAGAAAAAGGCAAAGATGTGACCTGATTGACCCAAACTAACCCAACGAAACACATTCTAAATCTTTTACCAACAGAAAAGTATGTGTTAAAGGTCTGTACATATAATCTAAAAGGTACAAGACATTTGCACTGATATAAAATTAGAGGACCAAGTTTTATGCTTTAGAAGAGCAATCACAATAGTGTGGTTTCTAGAGTTTTGCTTCAGAATAGCACACCAAACTAGTAGCAAAAGAAGGCTGCGTGCTGAATCAAGAACTACCACGTGTATAGATAGTGAACAGTCTCGTGAAAAGCAAAAGATCCAAGAAGGAAAAAATGGTAGACTCTGGAGGACAACTTGACGGCAGAAGGAGCAAGGTATTATTATTTataatatagtactccctccgttcctaaatataagtctttgaagagattccactatggaccacctacggaacaaaatgagtgaatctacacttaaaatgcatctatatacatccgtatgtagtccatggtggaatctctacaaagacttatatttaggaacggagggagtataaagttTAGTGCACCTACACAACTGGAGCAGCTAAAACTCAAAACACTTGAACAGCCTAAGAGAAGATTGATGACAGCAAATATATTAAAGGCCTCAATTAATTAATATTGCTATACCAAAGCAGCACAACGCAACCTCAAAAGGCAGCAAAAATAGAAATTTGGGACAAGAGAAAAGCAATAGATAGAAAATAACACAGGGCAAACAGCCCTGATAAATAGAGCGGTATGTGTCCAGAAGTCCTTGTGCTGAGAATTGCTAATGAAGGGGGGAACACTCCAAAGAGACCCACAGAGAGAGCAGACAgcgcaaactactccctccgtcccaaaaagcatgtcttacatttgtctagatacggatgtatctagacacgttttagtgttagatacatctgtatctcgACAAATCGAAGAAAAGCTTTTCGGGACGGAGGTAATAGATATTAAGCATGCAGAAGTCTCACAGTTCAATTAGCCTCACAACCAGGCAGGATATGTATTGCATCATATTTAAGATAAATAGGCAAAGACACCAGTGTTACACTACCATATCCAACAGAAAGCTAAGCAAACACAACCATGTTGTATCGATACGTAATTACAAGGGACAACATTTGAATATTAAGAGAGCTTACCTGTTGGCCTTACAAGGTATTTGGAGAAGACAGTTGGAAGTAGGGGCACATTAGAAAAGAAGATTTGGTGAGCTTCCATGGGTTTTTTCTCATTCACGCACGCAACATTGTAGGGCTGCTGATTGATATATTTAGTAGATGGCTGCAGATCTTCCTGGTTCATGTCAACCATGATCATCCACGGCTGTCGAGAAAGTTCATCTTTCCTCAACAGGCAGCATAGGGCGCCCGGATTGTTCGCACAGACGACTGGGAACTGGGGAAGACAGCGAGGTATGTCCAGAGCATGGAAACCATCTTGCGCCCAGAGAAGATCCAGGTTGAACCCCCAATGAATCTTCCACTTGAACTTGCTACCATCCCCGATATCCAAAGTCCATACTGTGATCTTTTGGAGAGGCTGCTGCTGCCCTTGGATTCTCTCAAGAGGCGGACGCCAGCCATCAATGCGGACAAAGTGCATCATGCCTTGGCTGACGGACACACGTCGGAATCTCACCGCTAAGCACTTTGCCATCTGTGCCTTCTTAGAGTTCTCTTTTCCTCCAAGGAAAGGCATGATCTGTAGCTTCTCAGAGTACCCATCTCCTCCAGGGAAAGGCACGAAGTGGAGCACCGGGGACTCTAAATTGGAGAAGTCGCATAGCAGGACACCGCTCAAGTAGTCGACACAGCAGAGGAACCTGTGGCCGAAAGCAAGCACCTCCTTAGTTGACCAGAGGATGGGGAACTGGGTATTGCTCTCGTCTTGCGGCTGGGGGGCAGGCATCTCGGGGAAGCGTTTCCACTCTTTGGTCTTGGAGTTGAAGACGTAGAGCTCGACAAACATGGAATAATTGTCAGGGCCATTCTTTTTCTGGTAGACCTTGAGGTCGGAAACGATGTAGCTGTTGTCCGGGAGGCGCAGGATGCCTGTGGTGAATTTTGACATCAGAAACGGCCTTACCATGGGCTCAGTGTACAGAGGGAGCTGATCCACCGAGGGGGTACGACCAGCTGTGTAGACGAACAGATCTGACGGCAAGTCGTGGGGCTGGCTTGGGATGTTGATTTCGAAGAGGACGAGGTCCTCGTCAGTTGCCCGGACGTAGGGATACGCGGGCAGGCGGGAGGGGACCACGGGTTCGACTGAGCCTTCCCGCGGCCACTCGAGATCGAGGTAAGAGACCTCTTGAGGATCCGAGAGGGCGAAGGACAAGAAGCAGCGGTGGCCGGTGGCCGTGACGACTTCAACGGCGGTCTTCTTCTTATTGGCCGCCTCACGTGCAGCGTCTAGGTCGGCATGGCTGTGGGTGCGGCCGAAGCGATCCAGCATCACCCAATCGGGGAAGACGACGGTCTTCTCCTCTGGCTCTGGCGCGACTTCGGTGGCCATGGCGGTCTCCTCCTTCGACTCTCGCGCGACTATGGTGGCTACGAACATCTCCTCCTCCAGCCCGGGCATGGCGATCGGATCTGGAATTTAGCAGCCGCCGCCTCCACAACCCTAACCCTAGGTTGTTCTTCTTTTGGCGGcgtgggggggtggggggaggggaagGCGCTGATGGGCGGGGAAATAGGGCAGCGTCTCGCCTTTTAGCGCGAGCCTTGAGGTAATGGGCCAGCCCAACGCGGGACGCCCTGAATGGGCCGCCTCACTCACTGCTGTTTGGTTCCGCACACGtacgagagcaactagttaacgaccGCTCCTTCggtcgggagcctcgcaacgatcagcgtcacttgacgcgctctcagtcattcaccacgtgtcgcgctctggacgctccctctggattttgtttttctttttcgcacacgtttttggctttttaaacggtttttttctcgggtttttttgacgttttggttttcccccggtcttccttagcttttcgatataaaaaattgaaaaaaattatttttgcacaaaaaatatttgttttttttctttcgcgaaagtcacggtttttctttcgcgaaagtcacggtttttctttcgcgagaggcacgggtgtgctttaacgagagtcacggccgtgccttttggaaacgaaaaaaaaacgcgttttcttttttttttctttcgcgagagtcacggttttgcttccgcgagaggcacggttgtgctttcgcgagagtcacggccgtgcctctcgtaaagggaaaaacaaaacgtgttttctgtctttttttctttcgcgagagtcacggttttgcttccgcgagaggcacggttgtgctttcgcgagagtcacggccgtgcctctcgtaaagggaaaaacaaaatgtgttttctgtttttttttctttcgcgagagtcacggttttgcttccgcgagaggcacggttgtgcttttgcgagagtcacggccgtgcctctcgaaaagggaaaaaaatacgcgttttctgttttttttctttcgcgagagtcacggttttgctttcgcgagaggtacggttgtgctttcgcgagagtcacgaccgtgcctcttggaaacgaaaaaaaaaacgtgttttctgttttttttccttccgcgagagtcgcggttttgctttcacgagaggcatggttgtgattttgtgagaggcatgagcgtacctctttcggaaagggaaaaatacCGTGCTCTCTGTTCGGTTTTTTcatccggttttttcgtgaaaaaaagtttgtcaaaacctatcaacatgagatctagttttgaaaatctcgacgcgaggaatccaatggtgaaaacggttcgagatttggacgcacggtttaagagataaaacgttttgaataaacggatctacggaaaagggaaaaactcccaggttgcgacaagtagtgcgctgcatgtgcgccacttgtcgcgacctgggaaGGTGGAATGttttttgcaacgagtactccttaattagtgatttcgacaTCGTACACGTTGGTGACTAACTACGGGAGCCCTACCCGCAGGGGCTATTTATCGCATTAAGCGAGTCTGTAACAATCTCTTTGCGTTGACGTAAACAGTGTCACAGGGATCGAACCCAGGTCTTCAGGGTTCTCACCAGCGCAGCTAACCACTCCGCCCACTTCAAGTTACTGGTTAGTAGTAGAATCGCGATGAGGCAACCGAACCGGTATtctccattttttttcttttactcTTTTCGGTttcttttgtttcatttttttccttCTCCATTTtcatccttttttctttcttttcagaTTTGTTTCATTCTTTCCATTTTATTTTGTCTCGTTTATTTTTTCTTCTCCGGTTTATTtcattattttcttttttcttattcattttttgtttgttttcttttttccttcattttttgtttttttatttttcttttgtgtttcgttatgtttatttttgttttcactctacattttcgttCATATAAAAAACATTTCTGTaaaaagtgatcaacatttttGTAAACACGTTCAACACTGTCCGaacacttattcaacatttttcaaatacttgttcaaaattTTAATAgttatttaatatatttttaatacttgttcaacatttttaatacttatttaatATTTtacaatacttgttcaacatttttaatacttatttaatattttaaaatacttgttcaacattcttaatatactcattcaacattttttattacctattcaacatttttaaatacttgttcaacatttttcatattctcgttcaacattttcaaatacttattcaacatttttcatattctcattcaacatttttaatacctaTTCAACACTTTTCACATACttgttaaacattttttaaattcttgtacaacactttcaaatacttgttcaacattttccgtatactcgttcaacattttttaatacctactcgacatttttcaaatacttgttcaacatttttaaaattcttGTTTAACATTTTCCATATATgtagaatattttaaagtataaagatTAGTACAACAATAAAgcaaaaaattagaaaaaaaaaacaaaataataGGTTGTGGCTCCCGTACGGCTAGGCCGCCCCGTCTGGGGCTCCTCCATTAATTTCGGATGCGCTGACCTATTCTTTGCCCTCTCCTTATTAATGCTCGAGCCGGTTATTGATTTTAACTCGCATCCATATACTCCTATATACTAGATAATTCCCCGCGCATTGCTGCGGAACATTTGGTAAGAATCAATTGAGTAGCAACCTGAATTGCAACCGATAGCATGTGTAAAACCACTGATGCTCCTATCCGTAGGAGAAACAAAGTGAACTAAGACAATCAACTCATCCATGTTTATACCGTAAAAATGGTAAATTCAATCGCTTGATTTTAAAAGTTAAACAACGGATGAAACAAAATGTACCTAGACGAATGATGGAACTGGAAGGGCAGGGCATGACTGTTGTATGCATGTATAGGGTGCCAGTAGCCCCGTTTGAGCCACCCGCAGGAAATTGTCTCGTCGGATACATGTATATTAATGGGAGCAGCAAAAATACTATGCAGCAAGAACCATGAAATCATCCTAGATCCTTGCCATCCGCGGAAAATCATCAGACACTTGCGGCGGGTGGGCTCTAACCAAATATGAAAATAAGCTTGTCATGTAAGACACTAGATAGGAAGTGTGGCTTGCCGCACCCCACCCGCCCCAGCCATAGCCAGCCCGGTAAGGCATGTTTTATACTCCATAGAGTTAACAAAAACAAAGATGTCCAAGAGTACCAAAGTCTATTACATACCAGTAGTGCGTTTTCATAGGAAATGCAACATGATATACCAAAAGGATAAAGGTTCATCATACCAAAATAAGTCACAACTAATCATTCATCTACTATCCAGATGATGAGTCACAGGAATAAGAACTGTATGAACAATACATCAGAGCTTATATGTGCACACCCAGTCACATAGATTATACATGAAGCGAGTTTACATCACCGATACAACTCATTCATCTAAATACTAACTAATGCAATCTACTTTTATATAGCATATTGGGCAAAGAGTACACAGTGCATCTTGGATAGAGAACTACATAAGTCATCCTTATATGATGTACCAGGCAAAATAAATTAGTTAGCTACATGAAGCGAGCTTACATCACCGATAGAACTCATTCGTCCAAATACCGACTGTAAGCTATTTTTACATAGCATATTGGGTAAAAGAGTGCACATCGCATCTTGGATAGAGAACTATAAGTCATCCTTGCATCCTGTAAGGGGCAAAATAAATTAGTTAGTGCAGCGTGGATAGATATTTGTATAGCTAGCACAATCTCCCTCAACTTGATCAGATGCTTAAAAAGGACCTTAGTTACATCAGTGGTTATAAAAGTTGGTATGTACACTACATATAGTATGATCTGCCATAATGGAAGTACCACTtcattggagagagagagagggagagagagagagagagggattgtaCATCGCACGGTGGTGCAACCAGGAGTTGATGGAGCCGTTGACTCTCTTTGATAAGTGCTTCTATATGAAAACAGTTTATCATTTCCTATGAGAATCAAGTTTAAACCTAAATGCTCCCAGGAATCCTAAGAAACAACGCATACATGCTAGCATGACATATAAGTTTTATATCAAAGAGGCAAAGTATTAAGCATTTAGAATGAAAGAGATCAAAGTGCAAAACACATAATCTTGTTTATGAGCTGTGGTCAGCCAAAAAATAGAATCGTTAAAACCAAATATAAGAACAGTTAAAGCAGATCAAATGGAAAGAAGCCAAAATACAACTACTTAAATAGTGCAGTAACCTATCCATCATAAAAACCCAAGCCATGCTTTCTGGATGTATAAACAAAAAGATGCAGAGTTGCAGCAGAAGAAATGCTAGGTGAGTAATTTGATGATGCCAAAGTAAGATTATTAGATAAATATCACCCTAATTAGCAAGAACCACGGAAGGAAGCTAGGGAGCACACCACTGTATCATCTAGTATGAGCCAGAAGACATCGTACATCACATCTGAAGGAGAAGCACTCTAGACAACATCCACTGATTATCATAAtcagtaacatcatgaatgaaGACAAACATTTTTTACCATAAATGCAAAAGAACATTCAATTATAATATATTTGTTTATTCATATGCATCACATGACAATAACATGACAAAAGAAGCATTCATCGAGAATAAATCAAATCAGAAAGCAACATTCATCATGTTAAACTGCAGAAAGCATCACTAAAAATAAATCAAAATAGAAATTAACATTCAGTTATGTAATACTTCAGTAAGCATCACTAAAAAGTTAAAATAGAAATACATAAATATATACATGCATATTAACCTATTATAAACCAAGCTGATGCTAGCAGGCTATCCGTTAGTTTACATCAATCAAGAAAACAGATCAATATTACCAGTTTGAGAGAACAATAGATTTATCACCAATGCATTGTGTAATGCTTCTACCATACCAATGACCATACCCAATGACTAATACACAACTCCCTAAGCAACGCTATACGCATCACCTGCGTCACAGGAAATAGTTATGCTTGTGTAAAGCAGGAAGATTTCATATCTAAATCTGGGGCATTTGATAACATACAAGCGATGGAAAGAAATTGGTGCAATTCAAAATAATAAATTTAGGGGCAACATCAAGGATGGGGCTGGGAGCCCAAATATACCCCAGGATGGTGCACAAACGATGAAATCACTGTTGTCGACATCCTGTTGACCATCCGCTCATAGACACTGCCAGTATCTTATTGACTCCATCTGTTGCTGAGGAGGAAGGAGGCAGTCATAGCAACGCTGCGAGCTCAGTAAAGTGGAGAAGGGCGGTGGCTAGCAGTTGCTTCACCTTGGCTCAGTGTCCTCGTCCGCCTCGACGTCAGCAACCGTAATGACTGAACTCGAGAGTACCGCAATGAATACCAATTAGAAAAGATGGGCTATATTGAGAAACTTTCTGGTAACCCAAGAAGGGTTGGTCGCGGGTTCCAGTTGCTTCACCTTGCCTTGCCGGCATTGCCGCTGATGCCCCACTACTTCTGGAGGCGTCAGCGGTGGTGTTGAGCCTGAGGGCGAGGAAGAAGGGTTGTCGCGGGTTCCAGTTGCATTTGCAAAAACCCAAGAACTAAAcatcaaccacatgatgtgcagtgaaGACTATATGTGGTTGAATGAGTTTGTATCAGGAAACATGCCAGCCGAGATGAGCACTTGCACAAGAAAAAATGCTCTCAGTGATAGTGTTTGTTTATCACTACTGATAAAATTGATTATGTAGTGCGCTCCACCTGGGACTTCTCCTCTGCTCCGCCCATTGGCGCGCCCTCTATGAGGTCGAAGCAAGATCTGTAGGCCCCTGTAAATTGATAGTATTTTGTGATAGCTTGTTTTTAAGCCTCATCAAAGGCAGAACCTCCTCTTAACACTTTCTTAATGTAAGAGCAGAACAAATTATCATAATTTCAAAAGAAAGATTTCTAAGTCAACAATAAATTGATGTCAGCGAATCCAACATTCTCTTCAGTAGTACACGCAGTGGCTATCTCAACAAACTTGCAACATACACCCAGGCTGTAGCTCGAGACAACAAGAGAGTATGATTAGTTCAGAGCGGTAATAATGAGATCTTCCCTCAGAGCAACATCAGTACAGATTTCAATATCACAACATCGATCGACTCCTAACCATTTAAAAATGTAGTTCGAGAAGTTCAAAGTGGCATGCAACACAGATCTAAACATTCTTTCGAGTTGTCTTCGCATTCATAAGAAACTAAGAAGAGCACGACACAAAATAGCAATAGAAGGTTGCTGCTTTGATAAGGAACAACAAGACAAATAACTGAATGTACTGATAAACAAAGCAACGTCAGAGATGTACATTTGAGAAATTGTTCAGCCAACTATACAATTAGATATACATGCAACTATGTGTATACATACTAATAACAAATTTCACTCATTCTCCCTTTTTCTAATTTGGAACAAGCACAATAATTTACCCCGTCACTGAAATCTGAAGTCACTGTGCATGTGTATGTTTATACACCCAGCCAAAAATCTAGGAAATGCAAAATAAGAATCTGAATGCCCGAAAATAATCTAGCTGGGCAACTCGGCTACTCCGAGCTACCCCAGATTGAGCGCTCACTGGCCGTCCGATCCTTTCTTTACCTCTTCTGAGCCGTCTAATTTTTAGTCTATTTTCACTTCATGGTTATTTTTCCTGTTCTATGACTGGTCAGCTTATTACTCGGTGGGGTCTTGTGTCTATTGGCTGGGTTAACCGTTGAGATGCGTGAAAGAGTTTTGGCCAATCATCTCCTCGCGACCTGCTCCCGCCATCCCGCGACGTGCATGCTGCGGCCTCCCCGTTGGTCACCCAATCCCACAGCCACACATGGACCAAGGTGTGGATTGGAAGTTCCCTTCCATTTCTAATTAGCATAATTGCTTATCTTTGCGCCGGTCATCTTCGACACCATCAAAAGAGAAGCTAGACTTTGGGTTACTGCGGGTGCACACAAATTGGGTAGCATAATGCCGGGAGAGTAATGGACCTCATGTAATATGTGTGGTGTAACAAACAAACTCTATTCTccttcttaattaatggatgaggcaaagcttaTGCCTCTGTTTCGAAAAAAAAGATCTCGCAATGCAAAATAATAAGCACTGAAAAGGAAGCAATGACATCCAAATAAAGAACAACACCGAGATCTAGGCATAGAGATGTTGGTACTTAGTCAAAATGAAGCACAACTTGTCCAGATTTAAAAATGCCTAACCCTAGACTCTTTTGTATGTGTTATTGCTGGTTCTCAGGTGTCCCAATAACTTGTAAAAATCAACACTAATCAgctatttgaatttttttgaaggggttagacagtaggaaaggctcctactgcatatatattaCCAACTCAGGAACAGTACATGTTACAAGTGTTACTTTACATATGCACAAGTGGAAAAAGGAGGTGTGCCAAGAAAGGTATAAGGGGGGTAGAAGACTGCGGACCAGAGTGTTAAGCTACAACTAAGGTAAAGAGTTAAGTAAGTCAGCCACTAGCTGCTTCTTGTGGGGGGGCACTCTGTAGCTGATGTCAGCAAAGTCTCTCTTGAACCTAGCCAGCCAGGATGAGATCGATGGGGCCACCTTGCGAAAGTAGTTATTATTCCTTTCTTTCCAAAGGCTCCAGGCTGCCACCAAGAAAACATCCATGATCATCTTCTTAGGATTCAAAGTCTTGAGGTGTGCAACGAGGTCCAATCTGTTGCCATGTGACGGCCAATATATGTTGAGTTTGCTCCAGCATTCACGACTAAAAGTGCAATGGAAGAACAGATGTTCAACGGTTTCTTCCACATGGCGTCCACAAAGCAGGCAGTCAAAGTTATTGCCAATGTTATAATGCCTCCTCTTGAGCATGTTTCTTGTGTTAAGGCGATTAGGGAGCAGGAACCAACCGAAGACCTTGATTTTAGGGATGCATTTGGTTTTCCAGAGCAATCGGTATGCATCATGGGAAATCATCTCTCTGAAGAAGAAGGTGTAGTAGGCTGTGGTTTTGAAATCAGCAGATCCCCAAGAGCATATCCAGGCATCATTAGAGTCGGCCATCATTGCAGTGTTAACATTTTGCTGGAGAGCTCGCAGTTCGTCAAAAGCTTGAAC
This window of the Triticum aestivum cultivar Chinese Spring chromosome 5D, IWGSC CS RefSeq v2.1, whole genome shotgun sequence genome carries:
- the LOC123123230 gene encoding uncharacterized protein gives rise to the protein MPGLEEEMFVATIVARESKEETAMATEVAPEPEEKTVVFPDWVMLDRFGRTHSHADLDAAREAANKKKTAVEVVTATGHRCFLSFALSDPQEVSYLDLEWPREGSVEPVVPSRLPAYPYVRATDEDLVLFEINIPSQPHDLPSDLFVYTAGRTPSVDQLPLYTEPMVRPFLMSKFTTGILRLPDNSYIVSDLKVYQKKNGPDNYSMFVELYVFNSKTKEWKRFPEMPAPQPQDESNTQFPILWSTKEVLAFGHRFLCCVDYLSGVLLCDFSNLESPVLHFVPFPGGDGYSEKLQIMPFLGGKENSKKAQMAKCLAVRFRRVSVSQGMMHFVRIDGWRPPLERIQGQQQPLQKITVWTLDIGDGSKFKWKIHWGFNLDLLWAQDGFHALDIPRCLPQFPVVCANNPGALCCLLRKDELSRQPWMIMVDMNQEDLQPSTKYINQQPYNVACVNEKKPMEAHQIFFSNVPLLPTVFSKYLVRPTVIPRDNKLKLAASSSEEIMLITGESLSLQCEFEDLKTDDPAWNLLLVGHTKDGICPECHGMRMMG